A genomic window from Gossypium hirsutum isolate 1008001.06 chromosome D10, Gossypium_hirsutum_v2.1, whole genome shotgun sequence includes:
- the LOC107914892 gene encoding probable starch synthase 4, chloroplastic/amyloplastic isoform X2, which translates to MGILNGINTDAWNPASDNFLKVQYSANDMQGKAENKAAMRRDLVLSSADDQWPVVGCITRLVPQKGVHLIKHAIYRTLEMGNQFELLGSCPVPHIQISWSVFQIIQMSNSLGLIYRIVLRTSQEGDM; encoded by the exons ATGGGAATCTTAAATGGGATCAATACTGATGCATGGAATCCTGCCAGTGATAATTTTCTCAAAGTGCAGTATAGTGCTAATGATATGCAAGGGAAAGCAGAAAATAAAGCTGCAATGAGAAGGGATCTAGTGCTTTCATCTGCTGATGATCAATGGCCAGTG GTAGGCTGCATAACAAGATTGGTGCCACAGAAAGGTGTTCATCTGATTAAGCATGCCATATATCGAACATTGGAGATGGGCAATCAGTTTGAACTTCTTGGTTCATGTCCAGTTCCCCACATTCAA ATAAGTTGGAGTGTGTTTCAGATAATTCAAATGTCAAATTCTTTAGGATTGATCTACAGAATAGTTCTCAG